In Pseudomonas saudiphocaensis, one DNA window encodes the following:
- the recQ gene encoding DNA helicase RecQ: protein MLDQAQRILKDVFGYDAFRGNQSAIIEQVASGGDALVLMPTGGGKSLCFQVPGLLREGLTVVVSPLIALMDDQVATLDELGIAAVALNSTLSPEEQRDIADRLRRNEIKMLYLAPERLVQPRMLAFLQRLEIGLFAIDEAHCVSQWGHDFRPEYLQLGQLAEFFPTVPRIALTATADKRTREEIVQRLKLENAERFLSSFDRPNIFYRIVPKDQPRKQLLGFLAERRGDAGIVYCLSRKKVEEMAAFLSEQGFPALPYHAGLPNDLRAFNQKRFLNEEGLIMVATIAFGMGIDKPNVRFVAHLDLPKSLEAYYQETGRAGRDGLPADAWMAYGLQDVIFLKQMLNNSEGDERHKRVEQHKLDAMLALCEETRCRRQALLAYFDEVLAEPCGHCDNCVDEVQTWDATEPARQALSAIYRSGQRYGVGHLVDVLLGRDNEKVRSLGHQHLSVFGVGKGLAEGEWRSLFRQLVARGLADVDLDGFGGLRLSDSCRPLLRGEVTLELRREIASKTAKPAGSAASQLVRSEERETWEALRTLRRKLAEEHGVPPYVIFPDATLLEMLRSQPATLGDMARISGVGARKLERYGQAFLDVLQGSAAAARSPADLRHELITLARAGMTPSQIARQLDCSEKNVYTMLAEAIGQQLLSLEQALDLPEDLLGEIQDAFLDAEGELPSVASVAQLFAGRVPEAVLFCVRASLEAEFDL, encoded by the coding sequence ATGCTCGACCAGGCACAGCGCATACTCAAAGACGTTTTCGGTTATGACGCCTTTCGCGGCAACCAGAGCGCGATCATCGAGCAGGTGGCCAGTGGCGGTGACGCCCTGGTGCTGATGCCCACAGGCGGTGGCAAATCGCTTTGCTTCCAAGTTCCGGGCCTGCTGCGTGAAGGCCTGACGGTGGTTGTTTCGCCATTGATCGCGCTGATGGATGATCAGGTCGCGACCCTTGACGAGCTGGGCATTGCCGCGGTGGCGTTGAACTCGACGCTGAGCCCCGAAGAGCAGCGCGATATTGCCGACCGCCTGCGCCGTAATGAAATCAAGATGCTCTACCTGGCGCCTGAGCGCCTGGTCCAGCCGCGTATGCTGGCTTTCTTGCAGCGCCTGGAGATCGGCCTTTTCGCCATTGATGAAGCGCATTGCGTATCGCAGTGGGGGCATGATTTCCGCCCCGAATACCTGCAGTTGGGGCAGTTGGCGGAATTCTTCCCGACCGTACCGCGCATCGCTCTGACCGCCACAGCAGACAAGCGCACCCGTGAGGAAATCGTCCAGCGGCTCAAGCTGGAAAATGCCGAGCGCTTCCTCTCAAGCTTCGACCGGCCAAATATTTTCTACCGCATCGTGCCGAAAGATCAGCCGCGCAAGCAGTTGTTGGGCTTTCTAGCCGAACGCCGCGGCGATGCCGGGATCGTCTATTGCCTGTCGCGCAAGAAAGTCGAGGAGATGGCGGCCTTTCTCAGCGAGCAGGGCTTTCCGGCATTGCCGTACCACGCCGGCCTACCCAATGACCTGCGTGCCTTCAACCAGAAGCGCTTCCTCAATGAGGAAGGCCTGATCATGGTGGCTACCATCGCCTTTGGCATGGGTATCGACAAACCCAACGTGCGCTTCGTGGCACACCTGGATCTGCCCAAATCCCTGGAAGCCTATTACCAGGAAACCGGGCGTGCCGGGCGCGACGGCCTGCCAGCAGATGCCTGGATGGCCTACGGCCTGCAGGACGTGATCTTCCTCAAGCAGATGCTCAACAACTCCGAAGGTGACGAACGCCACAAGCGCGTCGAACAGCACAAACTCGACGCCATGCTGGCGCTGTGCGAGGAAACTCGCTGTCGGCGCCAGGCGCTGCTGGCTTATTTCGACGAGGTGCTGGCCGAGCCGTGCGGGCACTGCGACAACTGCGTCGATGAAGTGCAAACCTGGGACGCTACCGAACCGGCACGCCAGGCCCTGTCGGCGATTTACCGCAGCGGCCAGCGTTATGGCGTCGGTCATCTGGTGGATGTGCTGTTGGGACGCGACAACGAGAAGGTGCGCAGCCTTGGCCACCAGCATCTTTCGGTGTTCGGCGTTGGCAAGGGGCTCGCGGAAGGAGAGTGGCGCTCGCTGTTTCGCCAACTGGTGGCGCGTGGTTTGGCCGATGTCGACCTGGACGGCTTCGGTGGGCTGCGCCTAAGCGACAGCTGCCGGCCCTTGCTGCGCGGCGAGGTGACACTGGAGCTGCGGCGTGAAATAGCCAGCAAGACGGCAAAGCCGGCAGGCAGCGCTGCCAGCCAGCTGGTGCGCAGCGAGGAACGCGAAACCTGGGAAGCGCTGCGCACTTTGCGCCGCAAGCTGGCCGAAGAGCACGGTGTGCCACCGTACGTGATCTTTCCCGACGCGACCCTGTTGGAAATGCTCCGCAGCCAGCCGGCCACGCTCGGCGACATGGCGCGAATCAGCGGTGTCGGTGCGCGCAAGCTGGAGCGCTACGGGCAGGCCTTCCTCGATGTGCTGCAGGGCAGCGCCGCGGCCGCCAGGTCGCCAGCCGATCTGCGCCATGAGCTGATTACCCTGGCGCGGGCCGGCATGACCCCCTCTCAGATTGCCCGTCAACTCGATTGCAGCGAGAAGAACGTCTACACCATGCTTGCCGAAGCCATCGGCCAACAGCTACTGAGCCTGGAGCAGGCCCTGGACCTGCCTGAGGATCTGCTAGGCGAAATTCAGGACGCCTTTCTCGACGCCGAAGGAGAACTCCCCAGCGTCGCCTCGGTGGCGCAGTTGTTTGCCGGTCGCGTGCCTGAAGCGGTGCTGTTCTGCGTCAGGGCCTCGCTTGAGGCAGAGTTCGATCTCTGA
- a CDS encoding MarR family transcriptional regulator translates to MYLDQHRFAMQLAQLSRGWRAELDRRLADLGLSQARWLVLLHLARFDHEPTQRELAQSVAVEGPTLARLLDSLEAQGLVQRKAAPEDRRAKLITLQPSARPMIEKIEAISTQVRQELFNGIPEEDLRKCQQVHARILSNLVKR, encoded by the coding sequence ATGTACCTCGATCAACATCGATTCGCCATGCAGTTGGCGCAACTTTCGCGCGGCTGGCGTGCCGAGCTGGACCGCCGCTTGGCCGACCTTGGTCTTTCCCAGGCGCGCTGGCTGGTGCTTCTGCATCTGGCCCGTTTCGACCATGAGCCCACTCAGCGCGAGTTGGCGCAAAGCGTGGCAGTGGAAGGCCCGACGCTGGCGCGGCTGCTGGACAGCCTCGAAGCCCAGGGGTTGGTGCAACGCAAGGCGGCGCCCGAAGACCGCCGGGCCAAGCTGATCACGCTGCAACCCTCGGCGCGGCCGATGATCGAAAAGATCGAGGCGATTTCCACCCAGGTGCGGCAGGAGCTGTTCAACGGTATCCCCGAAGAAGACCTGCGCAAGTGCCAGCAGGTGCATGCCCGTATCCTCTCCAATCTGGTCAAGCGCTAG
- a CDS encoding patatin-like phospholipase family protein, producing the protein MFRLVFFLLMLLLPTAGFADSQPKTGLVLSGGAARGLAHIGVLKALEERGVRIDAIAGTSMGAVIGGLYASGYSTEELEKLALELDWQQVLSDDPPRQDVPFRRKQDDRDFLVKRKLSFRDDGSLGLPLGVIQGQNLALLLERLLVHTSDTRDFDRLPIPFRAVATDIANDKKVIFSRGHLPQAIRASMSIPAVFAPVEIDGRLLVDGGMVDNIPMDVARSMGVERLIVVDIGSPLLKRDQLLTVVDVLNQSITMMTRRNSEAQLATLRPEDVLVQPALAGFGSTDFGRAEQLIDAGYRAANALDSRLLAMRSESGGNPALSLARSAEPRTPLISAVEIENDSKVGDAVIRRHIRQQVGEPLDLQDLQKDMGTLYGLDYFEQVEYRVVHGEAGNTLVVTAREKRTGTDYLRLGINLSDDFRGDSAFNIGASYRKNGINELGAEWLTRIQLGAHQELFTEFYQPLDAGSRWFVAPNLHAENQNIESVMDNDPIAEYRLQRYGYGLHVGRQIANNGEIRFGIGQAWGEADVRIGDPELPDFNFEEGYYQLKYSFDTVDNVDFPREGEDIGLTLRQYDEGLGSDERYRQWEFKLDKALSHGPNTLVFGGRYGRTLDDAEVVTSSFMLGGARQLSGFRQNALPGQNISLARLIYFRRMTPRSFLPLDFPLYLGASLERGRAWNNDNEFDSGYINAGSVFIGYETPLGPLNFSYGLNDEAERALYMNLGRSF; encoded by the coding sequence ATGTTCCGTTTAGTGTTTTTTTTGCTGATGTTGCTGCTGCCTACAGCAGGATTTGCCGACTCCCAGCCAAAAACCGGCCTGGTTCTGTCTGGCGGCGCGGCACGCGGACTGGCACATATCGGTGTGCTGAAAGCCCTGGAGGAACGCGGCGTTCGTATCGATGCCATCGCCGGCACCAGCATGGGTGCGGTGATCGGCGGGCTTTACGCCTCGGGCTACAGTACCGAAGAGCTGGAAAAGCTGGCCCTTGAACTTGACTGGCAGCAGGTGCTCTCCGACGACCCTCCGCGCCAGGATGTCCCCTTTCGCCGCAAGCAGGACGACCGCGATTTCCTGGTCAAGCGCAAGCTCAGCTTTCGCGACGACGGCAGTCTAGGCCTGCCGCTCGGGGTAATTCAGGGACAGAACCTCGCGCTACTACTCGAACGGCTACTGGTGCATACCAGCGATACCCGCGACTTCGACCGCCTGCCCATTCCCTTTCGCGCCGTAGCCACGGACATCGCCAACGACAAGAAAGTGATTTTCAGCCGCGGCCACCTGCCCCAGGCGATTCGCGCCAGCATGTCGATTCCCGCCGTGTTCGCACCGGTCGAAATCGACGGCCGACTGCTGGTGGACGGAGGCATGGTCGACAACATTCCCATGGATGTCGCCCGCAGCATGGGCGTCGAGCGCCTGATCGTGGTGGACATCGGTTCGCCACTGCTGAAACGTGACCAGCTGCTGACCGTTGTTGATGTACTCAACCAATCCATCACCATGATGACCCGGCGCAATTCCGAAGCGCAGCTGGCAACGCTGCGTCCGGAAGATGTGCTGGTCCAGCCGGCGCTGGCAGGCTTCGGCTCGACCGATTTTGGCCGCGCCGAACAGCTGATCGATGCCGGCTACCGTGCGGCCAACGCCCTCGATTCCCGCCTGCTGGCAATGCGCAGCGAAAGCGGGGGCAATCCGGCGCTGAGCCTGGCTCGCTCTGCCGAACCACGCACGCCGCTAATCAGTGCGGTAGAAATCGAGAACGATTCGAAAGTCGGCGACGCAGTCATTCGCCGGCATATTCGCCAGCAGGTCGGCGAGCCACTGGATCTGCAGGACCTGCAGAAGGACATGGGCACGCTCTACGGGCTGGATTACTTCGAACAGGTCGAATACCGCGTGGTCCATGGCGAGGCCGGCAACACACTGGTGGTTACCGCCCGCGAGAAGCGCACTGGCACCGACTATCTGCGCCTGGGTATCAACCTCTCGGACGACTTCCGCGGTGACAGTGCCTTCAATATCGGCGCCAGCTATCGCAAAAACGGTATCAATGAACTGGGCGCCGAATGGTTGACCCGCATACAGCTGGGCGCTCATCAGGAGCTGTTTACCGAATTCTATCAGCCGCTGGATGCCGGCTCGCGCTGGTTCGTGGCGCCAAACCTGCACGCCGAAAACCAGAATATCGAATCGGTAATGGATAACGACCCCATCGCCGAATACCGCCTGCAACGCTATGGCTATGGCCTGCATGTAGGCCGGCAGATTGCCAACAATGGCGAAATCCGCTTCGGTATTGGCCAGGCCTGGGGCGAAGCGGATGTGCGCATCGGTGATCCGGAGTTGCCCGACTTCAACTTCGAAGAAGGTTATTACCAGTTGAAGTACTCGTTCGACACGGTGGACAACGTCGACTTCCCCCGCGAAGGCGAGGACATCGGTCTGACGCTGCGCCAGTACGACGAAGGCCTGGGCTCCGACGAGCGCTACCGGCAGTGGGAATTCAAGCTGGACAAGGCCCTGAGCCACGGCCCCAATACCCTGGTCTTCGGCGGACGCTATGGACGTACGCTGGATGATGCGGAAGTCGTCACCTCCAGCTTTATGCTCGGCGGTGCACGGCAGCTGTCCGGCTTTCGTCAAAACGCCCTACCGGGGCAGAACATCAGCCTGGCGCGACTGATCTACTTCCGGCGAATGACCCCGCGCTCCTTCCTGCCACTGGATTTCCCGCTGTATCTGGGCGCCTCCCTGGAGCGAGGGCGCGCCTGGAACAACGACAACGAATTCGACAGTGGCTATATCAACGCCGGCAGCGTATTCATCGGCTACGAAACGCCGCTCGGCCCGCTGAACTTCAGCTACGGGCTGAACGACGAAGCCGAACGTGCGCTGTACATGAATCTGGGGCGCAGCTTTTGA
- a CDS encoding SelT/SelW/SelH family protein, whose product MSASKPEVVITYCTQCQWLLRAAWLAQELLSTFAEDLGKVSLVPATGGAFQITCDGVQVWERKHDGGFPEAKVLKQRVRDLIDPQRDLGHNDR is encoded by the coding sequence ATGTCCGCCAGCAAACCGGAAGTAGTCATTACATATTGCACCCAGTGTCAGTGGCTGCTGCGGGCCGCCTGGCTTGCCCAGGAGCTGTTATCCACGTTTGCCGAGGACCTGGGCAAAGTCTCGCTGGTGCCGGCTACCGGAGGCGCCTTCCAGATCACCTGCGATGGTGTACAGGTCTGGGAGCGCAAGCACGACGGCGGCTTTCCCGAAGCCAAGGTACTGAAGCAGCGCGTGCGCGACCTGATCGACCCACAGCGGGACCTGGGGCACAACGACCGCTGA
- a CDS encoding DMT family transporter codes for MTHRNALLAIHFGALMFGLSGVFGKLAESAPLTITFGRALFAVLALLLAAHFLRSSGARPNWRQRGGLLLGGLLLGGHWFTFFIAVKVAGVGIATLGFASFPAFTLLLEGLLFRERTRPIEFAMVGLVCAGLLLVTPDFSLASDNTLGLLYGVLSGLLFALLSLLNRAVTRGIDPVQAALWQNAAIMLGLLPFAWSALPALPTADWLWLALLGVFCTGLAHSLFVASLKVLKARTTSVIFALEPVYGILFAWWLFNEQPTPGMAAGGVLIILATVITSRLKTAAPTPASAG; via the coding sequence ATGACACACCGCAACGCCTTGCTGGCGATCCACTTCGGCGCGCTGATGTTCGGCCTCTCCGGTGTATTCGGCAAACTGGCCGAGAGCGCTCCGCTTACCATCACCTTCGGTCGGGCCCTGTTCGCCGTACTCGCACTGCTGCTGGCCGCTCACTTTCTGCGCAGCAGCGGCGCACGACCCAATTGGCGCCAGCGAGGCGGTCTGCTGCTTGGCGGCTTGCTGCTGGGGGGACACTGGTTCACCTTCTTTATCGCGGTGAAAGTCGCCGGGGTCGGCATCGCTACCCTGGGCTTCGCCAGCTTTCCGGCCTTTACCCTGCTGCTGGAAGGGCTGCTGTTTCGCGAACGCACACGCCCGATCGAGTTCGCCATGGTGGGCCTGGTCTGCGCGGGACTGCTGCTGGTCACACCGGATTTCAGCCTGGCCAGTGACAACACCCTCGGCCTGCTCTATGGGGTGCTGTCGGGCCTGCTGTTCGCGCTGTTGTCACTGCTCAACCGCGCCGTAACCCGCGGCATCGACCCGGTGCAGGCGGCGCTCTGGCAGAACGCGGCGATCATGCTTGGCCTGTTGCCCTTTGCCTGGTCGGCGCTGCCCGCCCTGCCCACCGCGGACTGGCTCTGGCTGGCACTGCTTGGGGTCTTCTGCACCGGCCTTGCGCACAGCCTGTTCGTCGCCAGCCTGAAGGTACTGAAGGCACGAACCACCTCGGTGATCTTCGCGCTGGAGCCGGTGTACGGCATCCTCTTCGCCTGGTGGTTGTTCAACGAGCAGCCGACCCCGGGCATGGCGGCAGGCGGCGTCCTGATTATCCTCGCCACGGTGATCACCAGCCGCCTGAAGACCGCAGCACCCACGCCGGCCAGTGCCGGCTGA
- a CDS encoding adenylate/guanylate cyclase domain-containing protein, translated as MSTVTGERRNGLATRPLREYYARVLAYLTCAATLAAGVHTQYFAVDLLWMVPYALLYPHFAYHLSYRFKRKYPERTAQVLLGLDALNAGAGIVLLDASLVPSLMFLLTLSFSALVIGSLGHLLITLVLVLAGIGMTSLLVPLQFSTTTPVLVSAVSILFTTLYVCITAYYVHQQGERLAQTRREVEAEQAKAARLARNLAKYLSPQVWESIFSGKRSVRLETQRKKLTVFFSDIKGFTELAEELEAEALTDLLNNYLNEMSKIVLKYGGTIDKFVGDCVMVFFGDPNSQGAKRDAVAAVSMAIAMRKHMKVLRQQWRAQGITKPMEIRMGINTGYCTVGNFGADTRMDYTIIGREVNLASRLESNADASEILISHETYSLIKDVIMCRDKGQITVKGFSRPVQIYQVVDFRRDLGATCSFVEHEMPGFSMYLDTNGVQNFDKERVIQALNQAADKLRDKVIM; from the coding sequence ATGTCAACCGTGACCGGAGAACGTCGTAACGGCCTTGCGACCCGCCCGCTGCGTGAATATTACGCCAGGGTACTCGCCTATCTGACCTGCGCAGCCACGTTGGCCGCGGGGGTTCATACCCAGTACTTTGCCGTCGACCTCCTGTGGATGGTGCCCTATGCCCTGCTCTATCCACATTTCGCCTACCACCTGAGCTATCGCTTCAAGCGCAAGTACCCCGAACGGACAGCACAGGTGCTGCTCGGTCTCGACGCGCTAAACGCAGGTGCGGGCATCGTTCTCCTTGATGCATCGCTGGTTCCCAGCCTGATGTTCCTGTTGACCTTGAGCTTCAGCGCCCTGGTGATTGGCAGCCTCGGCCACCTGCTGATAACCCTGGTGCTGGTTCTCGCCGGTATCGGCATGACCAGCCTGCTGGTTCCGCTGCAGTTCAGCACCACCACGCCGGTACTGGTTTCGGCGGTAAGCATCCTGTTCACCACGCTCTATGTCTGCATCACGGCCTATTACGTGCACCAGCAAGGCGAACGCCTGGCGCAGACGCGCCGTGAAGTGGAAGCGGAACAGGCCAAAGCCGCGCGGCTGGCACGCAACCTGGCCAAGTACCTGTCACCGCAGGTGTGGGAATCAATCTTCTCCGGCAAGCGCAGCGTGCGCCTGGAAACCCAGCGCAAGAAACTCACGGTGTTCTTCTCGGATATCAAGGGTTTTACCGAGCTGGCCGAAGAGCTCGAAGCCGAAGCGCTTACCGACCTGCTTAACAACTACCTCAACGAGATGTCGAAGATCGTCCTCAAGTACGGCGGCACCATCGACAAGTTCGTTGGTGACTGCGTGATGGTCTTCTTCGGCGACCCCAACAGCCAGGGCGCGAAAAGAGACGCCGTGGCGGCGGTGTCCATGGCAATCGCCATGCGCAAGCACATGAAGGTGCTGCGCCAGCAGTGGCGCGCCCAAGGCATCACAAAACCCATGGAAATCCGCATGGGCATCAACACCGGCTACTGCACCGTGGGCAACTTCGGCGCCGATACGCGCATGGATTACACCATCATCGGTCGCGAGGTGAACCTGGCCAGTCGATTGGAAAGCAATGCCGATGCCAGTGAAATTCTGATTTCCCACGAGACCTATTCTCTGATCAAGGATGTGATCATGTGCCGCGACAAGGGCCAGATCACCGTCAAGGGCTTTTCCCGCCCGGTGCAGATTTATCAGGTGGTGGACTTCCGCCGCGATCTGGGCGCAACCTGCAGCTTCGTCGAACACGAAATGCCTGGGTTTTCCATGTACCTGGACACCAATGGTGTGCAGAACTTCGACAAGGAGCGCGTGATCCAGGCGCTCAACCAGGCCGCCGACAAGCTGCGCGACAAGGTCATCATGTAG
- a CDS encoding DUF808 domain-containing protein, translating to MASSLLALIDDIASVLDDVSVMTKVAAKKTAGVLGDDLALNAQQVTGVNADRELPVVWAVAKGSMRNKLILVPAALLISSFIPWAVTPLLMLGGAFLCYEGFEKLAHRFLHKDEDGHARHAAAALDPKVDMVAFERDKISGAVRTDFILSAEIIAITLGTVAAASFIEQVAVLAGIAIIMTIGVYGLVAGIVKLDDAGLALSKSSGNVAQALGRGILRAAPWMMKSLSVIGTAAMFMVGGGILSHGIKAVHHFIENSAEHTIALPYIGSVLAGLLPTLLDAVFGIFVGAVVFLVVSWGSRLFKRAPQH from the coding sequence TTGGCCAGTAGCCTTCTTGCGCTGATCGACGATATCGCGTCGGTTCTAGACGATGTTTCCGTGATGACCAAGGTTGCCGCCAAGAAAACCGCGGGGGTTTTGGGCGACGATCTTGCGCTCAATGCCCAGCAGGTCACTGGCGTCAATGCCGACCGGGAGTTGCCGGTGGTCTGGGCCGTCGCCAAGGGCTCGATGCGCAACAAGCTGATTCTGGTTCCAGCGGCGCTGCTGATCAGTTCGTTCATCCCGTGGGCGGTAACGCCGCTACTGATGCTCGGTGGTGCGTTCCTGTGCTATGAGGGTTTCGAGAAGCTTGCACATCGCTTCCTGCACAAGGACGAAGATGGGCATGCTCGACACGCCGCCGCAGCTCTGGACCCGAAGGTCGATATGGTGGCCTTCGAGCGGGACAAGATCAGCGGCGCCGTGCGCACCGACTTCATTCTTTCAGCGGAAATCATCGCCATCACACTCGGCACGGTGGCGGCGGCCTCGTTCATCGAGCAGGTCGCGGTCCTTGCCGGCATCGCGATCATCATGACCATCGGCGTGTATGGCTTGGTTGCGGGCATCGTCAAGCTGGACGATGCCGGTCTGGCACTAAGCAAAAGCAGTGGCAATGTTGCGCAGGCGCTTGGGCGAGGCATCCTGCGTGCGGCTCCGTGGATGATGAAGTCGCTCTCGGTGATCGGCACTGCCGCCATGTTCATGGTCGGCGGCGGCATCCTCAGCCACGGCATCAAGGCGGTCCATCATTTCATCGAAAACAGCGCCGAGCACACCATCGCGCTGCCTTATATCGGCTCGGTACTTGCCGGGCTGTTACCGACTCTGCTCGACGCGGTGTTTGGGATTTTTGTCGGTGCCGTGGTGTTTTTAGTGGTCAGCTGGGGTAGTCGGCTTTTCAAACGGGCCCCTCAACACTGA
- a CDS encoding TrkH family potassium uptake protein, whose amino-acid sequence MALPTLRIIGFILGIFLITLAVSMVVPMLALLAFERTDDLTAFIWASLITFGSGLALVLPGRPRNTNLRPRDMYFLTTVSWLTVCCFAALPMMLIHHISYTDAFFETMSGITTTGATVISGLDAASPGFLMWRSLLTWLGGIGFIGMAVAILPLLRVGGMRLFKTESSDWSEKVMPRSHMAGKYLIVIYLAITLLAFIAFRLAGMDNFDAINHAMSTVATGGYSTSDASLGQFSNASHWVAIVFMIIGSLPFTLYVATARGNRGALWRDEQVRGFLLLLTTTSLLFSAWYWLKHDDSLLDSLRIVTFSVVSVVTTTGFAVDDYTQWGGFAVMVFFYLTFIGGCSGSTSGGLKMFRFQVAYALLRANLQQLVHPRAVIRQQYNRHNLDEEIVRSILTFSFFFTMTIGVLALSLALLGLDPLTALTAAASAVCNVGPGLGPVIGPAGTYQSLPDAAKWLLSAGMLLGRLEIITVLVLLTPAFWRH is encoded by the coding sequence ATGGCCTTGCCGACGCTGCGCATCATTGGTTTCATTCTCGGCATCTTCCTCATCACCCTGGCCGTCAGCATGGTGGTTCCAATGCTGGCGTTGCTGGCGTTCGAGCGCACCGACGATCTCACCGCATTCATCTGGGCCAGCCTGATCACCTTCGGTAGCGGCCTGGCACTGGTCCTGCCCGGCAGGCCACGCAATACCAACTTGCGCCCACGCGACATGTACTTCCTGACCACGGTGAGCTGGCTCACGGTGTGCTGCTTCGCCGCCCTGCCGATGATGCTGATCCACCACATCAGTTACACCGACGCCTTCTTCGAAACCATGTCCGGTATCACCACCACAGGCGCCACGGTGATTTCCGGCCTGGACGCAGCCTCTCCGGGGTTCCTGATGTGGCGCTCTCTGCTGACCTGGCTCGGCGGCATAGGCTTCATCGGCATGGCGGTAGCCATCCTGCCGTTGCTGCGGGTGGGGGGCATGCGGCTGTTCAAGACCGAGTCCTCGGACTGGTCAGAGAAGGTCATGCCGCGCTCGCATATGGCCGGCAAGTACCTGATCGTGATCTACCTGGCCATCACCCTGCTCGCCTTCATTGCCTTCAGGCTCGCCGGCATGGACAACTTCGATGCCATCAACCACGCCATGTCCACCGTGGCCACCGGCGGCTACTCCACCTCGGACGCCTCCCTCGGCCAGTTCAGCAATGCCTCGCACTGGGTAGCCATCGTTTTCATGATCATCGGCAGTCTGCCGTTCACCCTGTACGTCGCCACCGCACGCGGCAACCGCGGCGCGCTATGGCGGGACGAGCAGGTACGTGGGTTCCTTTTGCTGCTGACCACCACCAGCCTGTTGTTCAGCGCCTGGTACTGGCTCAAGCATGACGACAGCCTGCTTGACTCGCTGCGTATCGTGACCTTCAGCGTGGTGTCGGTCGTCACGACCACGGGCTTCGCCGTGGATGACTACACCCAGTGGGGCGGCTTCGCGGTGATGGTGTTCTTCTATCTGACCTTTATCGGCGGCTGCTCAGGCTCGACCTCCGGCGGGCTGAAGATGTTCCGCTTCCAGGTGGCCTATGCCCTTTTGCGCGCCAACCTGCAGCAGCTGGTGCACCCGCGCGCGGTCATCCGGCAGCAGTACAACCGGCACAATCTGGACGAGGAAATCGTCCGCTCGATCCTGACCTTTTCCTTTTTCTTCACCATGACCATCGGCGTTCTGGCGCTAAGCCTGGCGCTGCTCGGGCTGGACCCGCTGACTGCCCTTACCGCTGCGGCTTCGGCGGTATGCAACGTAGGGCCCGGGCTTGGCCCGGTCATCGGCCCGGCGGGGACCTACCAAAGCCTGCCGGATGCGGCGAAATGGCTACTATCGGCCGGCATGCTGCTCGGACGGCTGGAGATCATTACCGTACTGGTGCTGCTGACTCCGGCCTTCTGGCGCCACTGA
- a CDS encoding YkgJ family cysteine cluster protein, with translation MSTDNPCLTCGACCAYFRVSFFWGECVSSGGTVPDGITVQVSPFHVAMQGTESKPARCVGLLGDVGCGVRCTLYEQRSSTCREFEASWVDGQHNAHCDAARAAHGLPPLTPPLSPQASPDRVA, from the coding sequence ATGTCGACCGACAATCCTTGCCTCACCTGCGGTGCCTGCTGCGCGTATTTTCGAGTGTCTTTCTTTTGGGGCGAATGTGTCTCGTCTGGTGGTACGGTTCCCGACGGGATAACCGTGCAGGTCAGCCCGTTCCACGTTGCGATGCAAGGCACTGAGAGCAAGCCGGCGCGCTGCGTCGGGCTGTTGGGCGATGTGGGCTGCGGGGTGCGCTGTACCCTTTATGAACAGCGCTCGAGTACTTGCCGTGAATTCGAAGCGTCCTGGGTCGACGGTCAGCACAATGCCCACTGTGACGCCGCTCGAGCCGCCCACGGTCTGCCACCGCTGACTCCACCGTTGTCACCGCAGGCATCGCCCGATCGGGTGGCGTGA
- a CDS encoding nitroreductase: MDALDLLLNRVSVTRLVEPAPSAEQLQLMFRAALRAPDHGQLRPWRFLTIEGQARDRLGELFAEALRLRQPDASEEVLQKPRKMPLRAPMLVAVIARPVPHPKVPEVEQLLAVSCAAHGLLLAAHAQGLGAVWRTGEFAYDRHVAEGLGLTAGEQLLGFIYLGTPEGGLRIPPALEPKDFVEQWSGESSL; this comes from the coding sequence ATGGATGCGCTTGACCTGTTGCTCAATCGTGTTTCGGTTACCCGGCTGGTCGAGCCCGCGCCGAGCGCCGAGCAGCTGCAGCTGATGTTTCGTGCGGCTCTGCGGGCGCCCGATCATGGGCAGTTGCGGCCCTGGCGGTTCCTGACTATCGAAGGGCAGGCGCGTGATAGGTTGGGTGAGTTGTTTGCCGAAGCCTTGCGCCTGCGCCAGCCGGACGCTTCCGAAGAGGTGTTGCAGAAGCCGCGCAAGATGCCTCTGCGGGCACCGATGCTGGTGGCTGTGATTGCGCGTCCGGTACCACACCCGAAAGTGCCAGAGGTCGAACAGTTGCTAGCCGTCAGCTGTGCCGCTCACGGGCTGCTGCTGGCGGCCCATGCGCAGGGGCTGGGTGCGGTGTGGCGCACCGGAGAGTTTGCCTATGACCGGCATGTGGCTGAAGGTCTGGGCCTGACGGCGGGTGAGCAGCTGCTTGGTTTTATCTATCTCGGGACGCCGGAGGGTGGCCTGCGCATCCCGCCAGCACTGGAGCCGAAGGATTTTGTCGAGCAGTGGAGCGGCGAAAGTAGCCTGTAG